From a single Sander vitreus isolate 19-12246 chromosome 2, sanVit1, whole genome shotgun sequence genomic region:
- the tekt4 gene encoding tektin-4 has protein sequence MSSEVLVSRPHYDSRAVAQGVPVRDPHVEPDVPQPSSGSATAGYRSAKYYPAEWFSNYRTVLQQAGTNHHEAQSIQRESKTLHQDTEAATLKTQAVGTRLLGERLQETHYWKSELKRHIDKLLADTESLLALKTRLEKALDATETPFAIATDNLNCRARRPGADLVRDTVEEELVKEVDLIRSIQALLKRTRAQVVTQIKMNREAKQTLELDWSDKYQAYNFDDHSGRYSNMSTDTQHHPSSATLQDQVCNCTVWTKFTQDNLSKALQEEQATNSLRVLVERVLQDTTDDLRVQCSSVDRAFSQRCAELIEAKTQLEMKLAQVLEQIGAQERNIVALQQAIHNKEAPLRVAQSRLYLRSLRPNMELCRDEPQFSLEGEVRQIDATLASLHQQLSEARGSLSHLEESRITIEKDINCKTHSLFIERDKCMTHRKRYPAVSTLSGY, from the exons ATGAGCTCTGAGGTTTTAGTGTCAAGACCCCATTATGACAGCAGAGCAGTGGCTCAGGGAGTCCCGGTGAGAGACCCTCATGTAGAGCCGGATGTCCCGCAGCCGTCCTCGGGCTCAGCCACAGCGGGGTACAGGTCCGCTAAATACTATCCGGCTGAATGGTTCTCAAACTACCGCACCGTGCTTCAGCAGGCCGGTACCAACCACCACGAAGCCCAGAGCATCCAGCGAGAGTCCAAAACTCTGCACCAGGACACCGAGGCTGCCACTTTGAAGACCCAGGCCGTGGGAACACGTCTTCTGGGAGAGAGACTACAAGAGACCCACTACTGGAAGTCTGAGCTGAAACGGCACATCGACAAGCTGCTGGCCGACACAGAGTCACTGCTGGCGCTGAAAACGAGGCTGGAGAAGGCGCTGGACGCCACCGAGACTCCGTTTGCCATCGCCACCGATAATCTCAACTGCAGGGCCAGGAGACCTGGAGCAGACCTAGTCCGAGACACTGTGGAGGAGGAGCTGGTGAAG GAAGTGGACTTGATCAGGAGCATCCAGGCTCTTCTGAAGAGAACTAGAGCTCAGGTTGTCACTCAGATCAA gatgAACAGAGAGGCCAAGCAGACGTTGGAGTTAGACTGGTCTGATAAATACCAGGCCTACAACTTTGATGACCACAGTGGAagatacagtaacatgagcacAGATACGCAGCACCACCCAAGCTCAGCCACCCTGCAGGACCA GGTGTGTAACTGCACAGTGTGGACAAAGTTTACACAGGACAACCTGTCCAAGGCCTTGCAGGAAGAACAGGCCACCAACAGTCTCAG agtgctGGTGGAGAGAGTGCTGCAGGACACCACTGATGATCTGAGAGTCCAGTGCTCCAGTGTGGACAGAGCCTTCAGCCAGCGCTGTGCAGAGCTGATAGAAGCCAAAACCCAGCTGGAGATGAAGCTCGCACAG gtcttgGAGCAGATTGGGGCCCAGGAGAGGAACATTGTGGCTCTGCAGCAGGCCATCCACAACAAAGAGGCTCCACTGAGAGTAGCTCAGTCCAGACTTTACCTCCGCTCCCTCAGACCCAACATGGAGCTCTGCAGAGATGAGCCCCAAttcag TTTGGAAGGGGAGGTGAGGCAGATTGATGCTACTCTGGCATCTCTGCACCAGCAGCTGAGTGAGGCCAGAGGCTCCCTGTCCCACCTGGAAGAGTCACGCATTACAATCGAGAAGGACATTAACTGTAAAACCCACTCACTGTTCATCGAGAGAGACAAGTGCATGACTCACCGTAAACGTTACCCAGCGGTCTCCACACTGTCAGGATACTGA
- the LOC144529442 gene encoding polymeric immunoglobulin receptor-like, with translation MKMLSLKNLLLVLCSILSCVRSAAELIRVSGYEGREVQVSCPYGEGYESYEKYLCKNDCRSYNVLIKTTQAKKNRYSIHDDKQKRVFAATISDLSRTDAGKYWCGVTRTGKDIYTEVMLEVGQDSCCDHSTKVQTYEESSVSFSCPYESEYQNSLKYICRGNQPSVCLQHALISSDNKQKGQFTLTDDMASRKFTVTITSLTQKNSGSYLCGVHGNSGLDVFSAFELEVKVFQQTSTVMSTINVVPTFTMVEPVRSQATPIPGKEIKEATLFYSVGFVVPAVLLILTSALVIVYKYKCYKVRGAGGDMNRNKTKTAETEEVTGVADIYEIEDIACSKQRTTKPQSSCQHHDDVYQNFTNTDDIYCNQIKGNRR, from the exons ATGAAGATGTTGAGCCTTAAAAACCTGCTGTTAGTCCTCTGCA GTATCCTAAGCTGTGTGAGGAGTGCAGCAGAGTTAATCCGTGTGTCTGGGTATGAAGGCAGAGAAGTTCAAGTTTCTTGTCCCTATGGAGAGGGTTATGAGTCTTATGAGAAGTACCTGTGCAAGAATGACTGTAGGAGTTATAATGTTCTTATTAAGACGACACAAGCAAAGAAGAACAGATACTCCATCCATGATGACAAACAGAAACGGGTCTTTGCAGCGACCATCTCTGATTTGAGTCGTACGGATGCTGGGAAATACTGGTGTGGGGTTACCAGAACTGGAAAGGATATCTACACTGAAGTCATGCTGGAAGTAGGACAag ACAGCTGTTGTGATCATTCCACCAAAGTCCAAACTTATGAGGAGAGTTCAGTGTCCTTCAGTTGTCCGTATGAGTCTGAGTACCAGAACAGCCTGAAGTACATCTGCAGAGGAAACCagccctctgtgtgtctgcagcatgCACTAATCTCCTCTGACAACAAAcaaaagggacagttcacacTTACAGATGACATGGCATCGAGGAAATTCACAGTGACCATTACCAGTTTGACCCAAAAGAATTCTGGGTCGTACCTTTGTGGTGTCCATGGAAACTCTGGCCTGGatgttttctctgcttttgAGCTAGAAGTCAAAG TCTTCCAGCAGACCAGCACTGTGATGTCTACTATCAATGTGGTTCCTACCTTCACTATGGTGGAACCTGTCAGATCACAAGCAACACCTATCCCTGGAAAAGAGATCAAAG AGGCAACACTCTTTTACTCTGTCGGTTTCGTTGTGCCCGCTGTGCTGCTCATACTGACATCTGCCCTGGTCATAGtttataaatacaaatgttacAAAGTGCGAG GAGCTGGAGGCGACATGAACAGAAACAAAACCAAGACAGCAGAAACAGAGGAAGTGACAGGTGTAGCAGAT ATTTATGAAATCGAAGACATAGCATGCTCAAAACAGCGGACCACCAAACCGCAGAGCAGCTGTCAACACCATGATGATGTGTACCAAAACTTCACCAATACCGATGATATCTACTGTAATCAAATTAAAGGCAATAGGAGATGA
- the LOC144535460 gene encoding polymeric immunoglobulin receptor-like, translated as MRRWRHQSLLFTLCIALNCVRSAAELIRVSGYEGRDGKVSCPYEEGYESYEKYLCKNDCRSDDVLIKTTDAKKNRYSIHDDKQKRVFAATISDLSRTDAGKYWCGVTRTGKDIYTEVMLEVGQDSCCDHSTKVQTYEESSVSFSCPYESEYQNSLKYICRGNQPSVCLQHALISSDNKQKGQFTLTDDMASRKFTVTITSLTQNNSGSYLCGVHGNTGLDVFSAFELEVKEWCCVMSHKLSGIVGRPVPMQCPYPPQHRDNRKFLCKGDHRKTCKDMMTSQSRFILQDDVTSSSFSVTIPELKAGDAGTYWCGSDSQWSVGNYTKIQLSLDFQQTSTVMSTINVVPTFTMVEPVRSQATPIPGKEIKDATLFYSVGFIVPAVLLILTSALVTVYKYKCYKVRGAGGNMNRNKTKTAETEEMTGVADIYQNQDVACSKQRTSKPQSACQHHDDAGEAEQDSVYQNVTTTDNIYCNQIFIKANRR; from the exons ATGAGGCGGTGGAGACATCAAAGCCTGCTGTTCACCCTGTGCA TTGCTCTAAACTGTGTGAGGAGTGCAGCAGAGTTAATCCGTGTGTCTGGGTATGAAGGGAGAGACGGTAAAGTTTCTTGTCCCTATGAAGAGGGTTATGAGTCTTATGAGAAGTACCTGTGCAAGAATGACTGTAGGAGTGATGATGTTCTTATTAAGACGACAGACGCAAAGAAGAACAGATACTCCATCCATGATGACAAACAGAAACGGGTCTTTGCAGCGACCATCTCTGATTTGAGTCGTACGGATGCTGGGAAATATTGGTGTGGGGTTACCAGAACTGGAAAGGATATCTACACTGAAGTCATGCTGGAAGTAGGACAAG ACAGCTGTTGTGATCATTCCACCAAAGTCCAAACTTATGAGGAGAGTTCAGTGTCCTTCAGTTGTCCGTATGAGTCTGAGTACCAGAACAGCCTGAAGTACATCTGCAGAGGAAACCagccctctgtgtgtctgcagcatgCACTAATCTCCTCTGACAACAAAcaaaagggacagttcacacTTACAGATGACATGGCATCGAGGAAATTCACAGTGACCATTACCAGTTTGACCCAAAATAATTCTGGGTCGTACCTTTGTGGTGTCCATGGAAACACTGGCCTGGatgttttctctgcttttgAGCTAGAAGTCAAAG AGTGGTGCTGTGTGATGTCACACAAACTTAGCGGCATTGTGGGACGCCCAGTACCTATGCAGTGTCCCTATCCACCACAACACAGGGATAACAGGAAGTTCCTCTGTAAGGGAGACCACCGCAAAACCTGTAAAGACATGATGACGAGTCAAAGCAGGTTCATTCTGCAAGATGATGTTACATCCAGCTCTTTCTCAGTGACGATACCAGAGCTGAAAGCAGGGGATGCTGGGACATACTGGTGTGGTTCAGACTCACAGTGGAGTGTTGGTAATTACACCAAGATTCAACTGTCACTAG ACTTCCAGCAGACCAGCACTGTGATGTCTACTATCAATGTGGTTCCTACCTTCACTATGGTGGAACCTGTCAGATCACAAGCAACACCTATCCCTGGAAAAGAGATCAaag atGCAACACTCTTTTACTCTGTGGGTTTCATTGTGCCCGCTGTGCTGCTCATACTGACATCTGCCCTGGTCACAGtttataaatacaaatgttacAAAGTGCGAG GAGCTGGAGGCAACATGAACAGAAACAAAACCAAGACAGCAGAAACAGAGGAAATGACAGGTGTAGCAGAT ATTTATCAAAATCAAGACGTAGCGTGCTCAAAGCAGCGGACCTCCAAACCACAGAGCGCCTGTCAACACCATGATGACGCAGGTGAAGCCGAACAAGATTCTGTGTACCAAAACGTCACCACAACAGATAATATCTACTGTAATCAAATTTTCATTAAAGCCAATAGGAGATGA
- the LOC144535464 gene encoding meteorin-like protein, with protein sequence MHRPWATHWITAVLLCRTVAQYSSDQCSWRGSGLSHESHRRDVEQVYLRCSQGSLEWLYPTGAIIVNLRPNTEPSSQHMAGLHVCIKPHTYSQGSHVYLEHSGDLRMLLAEKDQAQSTVHCFSLAEGALFVEAVPQTDISRRITAFQYELVSSQGPGAHMYPYLHPGLVTCKPCSDEEVLMAVCTSDFAGSGIFRGVASGTIDLSPAVVTLSRLFRQKSRVFAWGGARGRGWAGRINVPAQCSVHTGGDEYLLTGSVHFGEAWLGCAPRYKDFLKLYIRAQKVETNPCEIDID encoded by the exons ATGCACCGGCCGTGGGCTACGCATTGGATCACAGCCGTGCTCCTGTGTCGGACGGTGGCACAGTACTCCAGCGACCAGTGTAGCTGGAGAGGAAG TGGTTTGAGCCATGAGTCTCATCGCAGAGATGTGGAGCAGGTCTACCTACGCTGCTCTCAGGGGTCTCTGGAGTGGCTCTACCCCACAGGAGCCATCATTGTCAACCTGCGGCCAAACACAGAGCCCTCGTCACAACACATGGCAGGTCTCCATGTGTGCATCAAACCCCACACTTACTCCCAG GGTTCTCATGTGTATCTGGAGCATAGCGGGGATCTGAGGATGCTGCTGGCAGAGAAGGACCAGGCTCAGAGCACAGTGCATTGTTTCAGCCTGGCAGAGGGAGCTCTCTTTGTGGAGGCCGTCCCTCAGACGGACATCAGCCGGAGGATCACAGCTTTCCAATATGAGCTGGTGTCCAGTCAGGGGCCCGGGGCACACATGTACCCATACCTGCACCCTGGTTTAG TCACCTGTAAACCCTGTTCAGATGAAGAGGTCCTTATGGCTGTGTGTACCAGTGACTTTG CTGGCAGTGGCATCTTTCGAGGTGTGGCATCAGGTACTATCGACCTCTCCCCTGCTGTGGTGACTCTGAGTCGGCTGTTTCGTCAGAAGAGCAGAGTGTTTGCTTGGGGTGGAGCCAGAGGGCGGGGTTGGGCTGGACGTATCAATGTTCCCGCACAGTGCAGTGTGCATACTGGAGGGGATGAGTACCTTTTGACTGGCTCTGTCCATTTTGGCGAAGCCTGGCTTGGCTGCGCTCCTCGCTACAAGGACTTCCTGAAGCTGTACATCAGAGCACAGAAAGTGGAAACAAACCCATGTGAAATAGACATAGATTGA